The following coding sequences are from one Manis pentadactyla isolate mManPen7 chromosome 13, mManPen7.hap1, whole genome shotgun sequence window:
- the C13H5orf24 gene encoding UPF0461 protein C5orf24 homolog isoform X1, producing MMHPVASSNPAFCGPGKPSCLNEDAMRAADQFDIYSSQQSKYNHTVSHKPMACQRQDPLNETHLQTTSGRSIEIKDELKKKKNLNRSGKRGRPSGTTKSAGYRTSTGRPLGTTKAAGFKTSPGRPLGTTKAAGYKVSPGRPPGSIKALSRLADLGYGCGTAAFPYPMMHGRAVHGVEETSSEVKPPNE from the coding sequence ATGATGCATCCTGTTGCCAGCAGTAATCCGGCTTTCTGTGGGCCTGGCAAGCCTTCCTGTCTCAATGAAGATGCCATGAGAGCTGCTGATCAGTTTGACATATATTCCTCCCAGCAAAGCAAATATAACCACACAGTCAGCCATAAACCGATGGCTTGTCAGAGGCAAGACCCATTAAATGAAACCCACTTGCAGACTACAAGTGGCAGAAGCATAGAGATAAAAGATgaactaaagaaaaagaaaaatctcaaccGATCTGGTAAGCGTGGCCGGCCTTCGGGAACCACCAAGTCAGCAGGATACCGGACCAGCACAGGCAGACCTCTGGGAACCACCAAAGCAGCTGGATTTAAGACAAGTCCAGGGAGACCTTTGGGTACAACTAAAGCTGCGGGATACAAAGTCAGCCCAGGGAGACCTCCAGGTAGCATTAAAGCCCTATCCCGTCTTGCTGATCTTGGTTACGGCTGTGGCACTGCTGCTTTTCCTTACCCGATGATGCATGGCAGAGCAGTTCATGGGGTTGAGGAAACCAGCAGCGAAGTCAAGCCACCCAATGAGTGA
- the C13H5orf24 gene encoding UPF0461 protein C5orf24 homolog isoform X2: MMHPVASSNPAFCGPGKPSCLNEDAMRAADQFDIYSSQQSKYNHTVSHKPMACQRQDPLNETHLQTTSGRSIEIKDELKKKKNLNRSGKRGRPSGTTKSAGYRTSTGRPLGTTKAAGFKTSPGRPLGTTKAAGYKVSPGRPPGKKQQAFRCSSDA, from the exons ATGATGCATCCTGTTGCCAGCAGTAATCCGGCTTTCTGTGGGCCTGGCAAGCCTTCCTGTCTCAATGAAGATGCCATGAGAGCTGCTGATCAGTTTGACATATATTCCTCCCAGCAAAGCAAATATAACCACACAGTCAGCCATAAACCGATGGCTTGTCAGAGGCAAGACCCATTAAATGAAACCCACTTGCAGACTACAAGTGGCAGAAGCATAGAGATAAAAGATgaactaaagaaaaagaaaaatctcaaccGATCTGGTAAGCGTGGCCGGCCTTCGGGAACCACCAAGTCAGCAGGATACCGGACCAGCACAGGCAGACCTCTGGGAACCACCAAAGCAGCTGGATTTAAGACAAGTCCAGGGAGACCTTTGGGTACAACTAAAGCTGCGGGATACAAAGTCAGCCCAGGGAGACCTCCAG GAAAAAAGCAGCAAGCCTTCAGGTGTTCCAGTGATGCCTGA